From a single Nicotiana tomentosiformis chromosome 2, ASM39032v3, whole genome shotgun sequence genomic region:
- the LOC104094695 gene encoding mitogen-activated protein kinase kinase kinase 5-like isoform X1, protein MHWWQSAFSSSSSRASSTRKVHSDDSVIVTRGSSRCILKAALFGSRNRSRNISRRKKHQHPAGNHNDVVDEWRSHCSYENSSGRSSSEVRPPPQPLPLPDLKVLLRQDPNLVHGPSVPLPSPREGILSHKVGEETERDKERERADVFNGDAHNNGGTTREGRLLSQDGRKRTEQSGTQLSRKTPPQKLLVPERIAPDFWTSAPTSPYASPARNQLKSGDFIISPLFITPPGVFQVWSAPEMPSSDTPHGLGFYYNKAFSVDNSPLHSPRLSPQPRSKSPSGPASPLHHPLPNDQNSMARRENCAQGNVHPLPLPPLAIPPVSPPTPNIDITPVKGQWKKGKLIGRGTFGSVYVASNRETGALCAMKEVELLPDDPKSAESIRQLEQEIKVLSQLKHPNIVQYYGSEIVDDRFYIYLEYVHPGSINKFIQDHCGAITESIVRNFTRHILCGLAYLHSKKTIHRDIKGANLLVDAYGVVKLADFGMAKHLNGHSANLSLKGSPYWMAPELLQSVMQRDNSSDLALAIDIWSLGCTIIEMLNGKPPWSEYEAAAAMFKVLKDTPPIPETLSPEGKDFLHCCFRRNPAERSSASMLLEHRFVRLSHQPDVPSFVQQLNGIRLTEKLHSQREQLSYKLDSVHVSLER, encoded by the exons ATGCATTGGTGGCAGAGCGCTTTCTCGTCTTCTTCCTCACGGGCCTCGTCCACCAGAAAAGTTCATTCCGACGATAGCGTCATCGTCACGCGCGGAAGCAGCCGCTGCATCCTGAAAGCGGCTCTATTCGGTAGCCGTAACCGTAGCCGTAATATATCCCGTAGGAAGAAGCACCAACACCCTGCTGGGAATCACAACGACGTCGTAGATGAGTGGCGTTCTCATTGTTCGTACGAGAATTCATCGGGCAGGAGTTCGTCGGAGGTTCGTCCGCCGCCGCAGCCCCTCCCTTTGCCGGACTTAAAGGTGCTGCTCCGTCAAGACCCTAATTTGGTTCACGGCCCCAGTGTCCCATTGCCTTCGCCTAGAGAAGGAATTTTGAGTCATAAAGTTGGAGAGGAAACAGAAAGGGATAAAGAAAGAGAAAGGGCGGATGTTTTTAACGGTGACGCCCATAATAATGGTGGAACAACACGAGAGGG TAGACTATTAAGCCAAGATGGTCGAAAGAGAACAGAGCAGTCTGGAACTCAGTTGTCCAGGAAAACACCACCTCAGAAGCTGCTTGTGCCAGAAAGAATTGCTCCTGATTTTTGGACAAGTGCTCCAACTAGTCCTTATGCAAGTCCGGCGCGTAACCAACTGAAAAGTGGTGATTTTATAATTAGTCCTCTTTTCATCACACCCCCTGGTGTTTTCCAAGTTTGGTCTGCACCTGAAATGCCTTCTTCAGATACCCCTCATGGTTTAGGATTCTATTATAACAAAGCTTTTAGTGTTGATAATTCTCCTCTTCATAGTCCAAGATTAAGTCCTCAGCCAAGATCCAAGAGTCCAAGTGGACCTGCTTCACCTTTGCATCATCCATTACCAAATGATCAGAACTCAATGGCACGTCGTGAGAATTGTGCTCAAGGCAATGTCCATCCTTTACCTCTTCCTCCTTTAGCTATCCCTCCCGTTTCACCACCTACTCCGAATATAGATATAACACCTGTTAAAGGCCAATGGAAAAAAGGAAAGCTTATTGGACGTGGGACATTTGGAAGTGTTTACGTAGCATCAAACAG AGAGACAGGAGCTTTGTGTGCGATGAAAGAAGTTGAATTATTACCAGATGATCCAAAATCTGCTGAGTCTATAAGGCAATTAGAACAG GAAATTAAAGTTCTCAGCCAGCTCAAGCACCCAAACATTGTCCAGTATTATGGCAGTGAAATT GTTGATGACCGCTTTTACATTTATCTAGAATATGTTCATCCCGGTTCTATCAATAAATTTATCCAAGACCATTGTGGAGCAATTACAGAATCTATTGTGAGGAATTTCACTCGCCATATTCTCTGTGGGTTAGCTTACTTGCACAGTAAAAAGACCATTCACAG GGACATAAAAGGGGCTAATTTGCTTGTTGATGCTTACGGGGTTGTCAAGCTTGCAGACTTTGGGATGGCTAAGCAT TTAAATGGGCACTCAGCTAACCTCTCTTTAAAAGGAAGTCCATATTGGATGGCCCCTGAG CTCTTGCAATCAGTTATGCAGAGGGATAATAGTAGTGATCTTGCCTTAGCTATTGATATATGGAGTTTGGGTTGTACTATAATTGAGATGCTGAATGGAAAACCACCTTGGAGTGAATATGAAGCT GCTGCAGCAATGTTCAAGGTTCTCAAAGATACTCCACCAATACCTGAAACATTGTCACCAGAAGGGAAAGATTTCTTGCATTGTTGTTTCCGGAGAAATCCAGCAGAGAGGTCATCAGCTAGCATGTTGCTAGAACATCGATTTGTGAGACTCTCACATCAGCCAGATGTTCCTTCTTTTGTCCAGCAACTTAATGGGATAAGATTGACA GAAAAGTTGCATTCTCAGAGAGAGCAGCTAAGTTATAAACTTGACTCAGTGCATGTATCATTAGAGAGATAG
- the LOC104094695 gene encoding mitogen-activated protein kinase kinase kinase 5-like isoform X2 has translation MHWWQSAFSSSSSRASSTRKVHSDDSVIVTRGSSRCILKAALFGSRNRSRNISRRKKHQHPAGNHNDVVDEWRSHCSYENSSGRSSSEVRPPPQPLPLPDLKVLLRQDPNLVHGPSVPLPSPREGILSHKVGEETERDKERERADVFNGDAHNNGGTTREGLLSQDGRKRTEQSGTQLSRKTPPQKLLVPERIAPDFWTSAPTSPYASPARNQLKSGDFIISPLFITPPGVFQVWSAPEMPSSDTPHGLGFYYNKAFSVDNSPLHSPRLSPQPRSKSPSGPASPLHHPLPNDQNSMARRENCAQGNVHPLPLPPLAIPPVSPPTPNIDITPVKGQWKKGKLIGRGTFGSVYVASNRETGALCAMKEVELLPDDPKSAESIRQLEQEIKVLSQLKHPNIVQYYGSEIVDDRFYIYLEYVHPGSINKFIQDHCGAITESIVRNFTRHILCGLAYLHSKKTIHRDIKGANLLVDAYGVVKLADFGMAKHLNGHSANLSLKGSPYWMAPELLQSVMQRDNSSDLALAIDIWSLGCTIIEMLNGKPPWSEYEAAAAMFKVLKDTPPIPETLSPEGKDFLHCCFRRNPAERSSASMLLEHRFVRLSHQPDVPSFVQQLNGIRLTEKLHSQREQLSYKLDSVHVSLER, from the exons ATGCATTGGTGGCAGAGCGCTTTCTCGTCTTCTTCCTCACGGGCCTCGTCCACCAGAAAAGTTCATTCCGACGATAGCGTCATCGTCACGCGCGGAAGCAGCCGCTGCATCCTGAAAGCGGCTCTATTCGGTAGCCGTAACCGTAGCCGTAATATATCCCGTAGGAAGAAGCACCAACACCCTGCTGGGAATCACAACGACGTCGTAGATGAGTGGCGTTCTCATTGTTCGTACGAGAATTCATCGGGCAGGAGTTCGTCGGAGGTTCGTCCGCCGCCGCAGCCCCTCCCTTTGCCGGACTTAAAGGTGCTGCTCCGTCAAGACCCTAATTTGGTTCACGGCCCCAGTGTCCCATTGCCTTCGCCTAGAGAAGGAATTTTGAGTCATAAAGTTGGAGAGGAAACAGAAAGGGATAAAGAAAGAGAAAGGGCGGATGTTTTTAACGGTGACGCCCATAATAATGGTGGAACAACACGAGAGGG ACTATTAAGCCAAGATGGTCGAAAGAGAACAGAGCAGTCTGGAACTCAGTTGTCCAGGAAAACACCACCTCAGAAGCTGCTTGTGCCAGAAAGAATTGCTCCTGATTTTTGGACAAGTGCTCCAACTAGTCCTTATGCAAGTCCGGCGCGTAACCAACTGAAAAGTGGTGATTTTATAATTAGTCCTCTTTTCATCACACCCCCTGGTGTTTTCCAAGTTTGGTCTGCACCTGAAATGCCTTCTTCAGATACCCCTCATGGTTTAGGATTCTATTATAACAAAGCTTTTAGTGTTGATAATTCTCCTCTTCATAGTCCAAGATTAAGTCCTCAGCCAAGATCCAAGAGTCCAAGTGGACCTGCTTCACCTTTGCATCATCCATTACCAAATGATCAGAACTCAATGGCACGTCGTGAGAATTGTGCTCAAGGCAATGTCCATCCTTTACCTCTTCCTCCTTTAGCTATCCCTCCCGTTTCACCACCTACTCCGAATATAGATATAACACCTGTTAAAGGCCAATGGAAAAAAGGAAAGCTTATTGGACGTGGGACATTTGGAAGTGTTTACGTAGCATCAAACAG AGAGACAGGAGCTTTGTGTGCGATGAAAGAAGTTGAATTATTACCAGATGATCCAAAATCTGCTGAGTCTATAAGGCAATTAGAACAG GAAATTAAAGTTCTCAGCCAGCTCAAGCACCCAAACATTGTCCAGTATTATGGCAGTGAAATT GTTGATGACCGCTTTTACATTTATCTAGAATATGTTCATCCCGGTTCTATCAATAAATTTATCCAAGACCATTGTGGAGCAATTACAGAATCTATTGTGAGGAATTTCACTCGCCATATTCTCTGTGGGTTAGCTTACTTGCACAGTAAAAAGACCATTCACAG GGACATAAAAGGGGCTAATTTGCTTGTTGATGCTTACGGGGTTGTCAAGCTTGCAGACTTTGGGATGGCTAAGCAT TTAAATGGGCACTCAGCTAACCTCTCTTTAAAAGGAAGTCCATATTGGATGGCCCCTGAG CTCTTGCAATCAGTTATGCAGAGGGATAATAGTAGTGATCTTGCCTTAGCTATTGATATATGGAGTTTGGGTTGTACTATAATTGAGATGCTGAATGGAAAACCACCTTGGAGTGAATATGAAGCT GCTGCAGCAATGTTCAAGGTTCTCAAAGATACTCCACCAATACCTGAAACATTGTCACCAGAAGGGAAAGATTTCTTGCATTGTTGTTTCCGGAGAAATCCAGCAGAGAGGTCATCAGCTAGCATGTTGCTAGAACATCGATTTGTGAGACTCTCACATCAGCCAGATGTTCCTTCTTTTGTCCAGCAACTTAATGGGATAAGATTGACA GAAAAGTTGCATTCTCAGAGAGAGCAGCTAAGTTATAAACTTGACTCAGTGCATGTATCATTAGAGAGATAG
- the LOC104087063 gene encoding patatin-like protein 2, with the protein MGRIFLAALTLLVFLHVLQPVMISAATKGKMVTVLSIDGGGIRGIIPGTLLAFLETKLQEIDGPNARIADYFDVVAGTSTGGLVTTMLTAPNKDNLPLYAAKDITNFYMEHSPKIFPTSSRTRFVEKFSRIFGGPKYDGKYLRSLVKSTLGNLTTKQALTDIVIPTFDIKRLQPIIFTTLDARANVSKDALLSDICLGTSAAPTYFPAHYFETKDAQGKTHTFDLIDGGVAANNPTLMAMTHVIKEMMNGKFQYEGVKTMDCKRMLVLSLGTGIGKQEKKYNAASASKWGLLGWMYNNGASPLIDVYGDASVDIVDIHLSTIFKSFGSEKNYLRIQDDNLTGDAANMDIATKENMETLVKIGNDLLKKPVSRVNVETGRYEAVHGEGTNEEAIIRFVKLLSEERKLRQPTDKLSST; encoded by the exons ATGGGGAGGATTTTCTTAGCAGCACTAACACTGTTAGTTTTCCTTCATGTCCTACAACCTGTTATGATTTCTGCTGCTACAAAAGGAAAGATGGTAACAGTTTTGAGCATAGATGGAGGTGGCATCAGAGGCATTATTCCTGGCACCCTTCTTGCTTTCCTTGAAACCAAACTTCAG GAAATTGATGGACCAAATGCAAGAATTGCAGACTATTTTGATGTGGTAGCTGGAACAAGCACAGGCGGACTGGTAACAACTATGCTCACAGCTCCCAACAAAGATAACCTCCCTTTATATGCAGCAAAAGATATTACCAACTTCTACATGGAGCACAGCCCTAAAATCTTTCCTACGAGCAG CCGCACCAGATTTGTGGAGAAGTTCTCAAGGATATTTGGGGGGCCAAAGTATGACGGCAAGTACCTGAGATCATTGGTTAAGTCAACATTAGGCAATCTTACTACCAAGCAGGCATTGACTGATATAGTCATTCCAACTTTTGATATCAAACGCCTTCAGCCCATCATTTTCACTACCCTTGAT GCAAGAGCAAATGTATCTAAGGATGCGCTACTATCAGACATCTGTCTCGGTACCTCAGCAGCACCAACTTATTTCCCTGCACACTATTTTGAGACTAAGGATGCTCAAGGGAAAACACATACATTTGATCTTATTGATGGAGGTGTAGCTGCAAATAATCCA ACTCTAATGGCAATGACTCACGTTATAAAAGAAATGATGAACGGGAAATTCCAATATGAGGGCGTGAAAACCATGGACTGCAAGAGAATGTTGGTTCTGTCGCTGGGCACAGGTATAGGGAAGCAGGAAAAAAAGTATAACGCTGCCTCGGCTTCAAAATGGGGCTTACTTGGTTGGATGTACAACAATGGTGCCAGTCCACTGATTGATGTTTATGGTGATGCAAGTGTTGATATTGTGGACATACACCTTTCAACCATTTTTAAGTCCTTTGGCAGTGAGAAGAATTACCTCAGAATCCAG GATGATAATTTGACGGGGGACGCTGCAAATATGGATATTGCAACGAAAGAAAACATGGAGACACTTGTGAAGATTGGTAATGATCTATTGAAGAAGCCAGTGTCAAGGGTCAACGTGGAGACAGGACGGTATGAAGCAGTTCATGGGGAGGGGACTAATGAAGAAGCTATTATCCGTTTTGTTAAGTTGCTCTCAGAGGAAAGGAAGCTCCGACAACCAACTGACAAGTTATCTTCGACTTGA